One Platichthys flesus chromosome 14, fPlaFle2.1, whole genome shotgun sequence genomic region harbors:
- the LOC133968606 gene encoding zinc finger protein 664-like isoform X3 produces the protein MDSAEEFGNVQIKMEPDGDVEVQSYPVLKNLFVKLTDCRIWLEGRDFLSLDHHPQLWNQRASLACSVITGRKMVYCSECTKGFYKKSHLEAHLRIHRGLKPNECWQCGKTYPTLMSLVIHQHIHNRKEAYQCSYCDKTFALKRDLKTHHRTHSGTKPFKCWFCGDGFDERQELTEHLEVHKGEKCYRCKVCDKMFVSYQGFNFHRKSHKNQKLLSCPKCMKTFSNPQSLKIHQVTHSKRKPHKCPTCGKGFKLQSGLHCHLRTHEDLRAYRCTECGKCFSSLQGLKLHNRTHTGLKPYKCTECGKRFTQSPHLKSHIVTHTGERPFLCTTCGKRFTQSSHLKSHITLFHVGEKPFTCDDCGKSFTIAHYLKMHRLSHTKEKLHQCSYCEKSFSYHNSWRAHERIHTGERPFTCQDCGQSFITSGSLLSHQRSKHTGEKNHYCFTCGEFFFTSSLLRLHQLDHTGERPHACICGKSFKTKGVLRYHLKRFTDHRPTE, from the coding sequence ACCATCACCCTCAGCTCTGGAACCAGAGAGCGAGCCTGGCCTGCTCAGTGATTACCGGCAGGAAGATGGTCTACTGCTCTGAGTGCACCAAAGGCTTCTATAAGAAGTCTCACCTGGAGGCTCACCTGAGGATCCACAGAGGACTGAAACCCAATGAGTGCTGGCAGTGTGGGAAAACCTACCCCACCCTGATGAGCCTCGTCATCCATCAGCACATCCACAATCGCAAGGAAGCGTACCAGTGCTCGTACTGCGACAAGACCTTCGCTCTGAAGAGGGACTTGAAGACCCACCACAGGACACACTCTGGGACCAAACCCTTCAAATGCTGGTTCTGTGGGGACGGCTTCGACGAGCGGCAGGAGCTCACCGAGCACCTGGAGGTGCACAAGGGGGAGAAGTGTTATCGCTGCAAAGTCTGTGACAAGATGTTCGTCTCCTACCAGGGCTTCAACTTCCACCGCAAATCGCACAAGAACCAGAAGCTGCTGTCCTGCCCCAAATGCATGAAGACCTTCAGCAACCCTCAGAGTCTGAAGATCCATCAGGTGACACACTCCAAAAGGAAACCGCATAAATGCCCCACGTGTGGAAAAGGCTTCAAGCTGCAGAGCGGCCTGCACTGCCACCTGAGGACCCATGAGGACCTCAGGGCCTACCGCTGCACCGAGTGCGGCAAATGTTTCTCCAGCCTGCAGGGTCTGAAACTGCACAACCGCACACACACCGGACTGAAGCCCTACAAGTGCACTGAGTGTGGGAAGAGGTTCACCCAGTCCCCCCACCTCAAGTCTCACATAGTCACACATACTGGAGAGCGGCCGTTCCTCTGCACCACCTGCGGCAAGAGATTCACTCAGTCGTCTCACCTGAAGTCCCACATCACGCTGTTCCACGTGGGCGAGAAGCCGTTCACCTGTGACGACTGCGGAAAGAGCTTCACCATCGCCCACTACCTGAAGATGCACCGGCTGAGCCACACCAAAGAAAAGCTGCATCAGTGCTCGTACTGCGAGAAGTCCTTCTCCTACCACAACTCCTGGAGGGCCCATGAGCGGATCCACACCGGCGAGCGCCCGTTCACCTGCCAGGACTGTGGCCAGAGCTTCATCACCTCAGGCTCGCTGCTGAGCCACCAGAGATCCAAACACACCGGAGAGAAGAACCACTACTGCTTCACCTGCGGAGAGTTCTTCTTCACCAGCTCGCTGCTGCGGCTCCACCAGCTCGACCACACCGGCGAGCGGCCGCATGCCTGCATCTGTGGCAAGAGCTTTAAAACTAAAGGAGTGCTGCGCTACCACCTGAAGAGGTTCACCGACCACAGACCCACTGAGTGA